The following proteins are co-located in the Spirosoma montaniterrae genome:
- a CDS encoding ribulokinase: MEKKLVIGLDFGTDSVRGLLLNPVNGEEVAVGISYYKRWKAQLYCNPEKDQYRQHPLDYIESIDEVFGKLFDVESATNVLAIGTNTTGSTPVAVDAKCRPLALSTEFLENPNAMFVLWKDHSAIEEAGEINALSKKWVVDYTKYSGGIYSSEWFWSKILHINRTDKHVFQKAYSWMEQSDWIPAYLCGTDNPSAVKRNRCAAGHKAMWNEAFGGLPSAAFLNAIDNTFEKLSNRFYTETYTSDQVFGTIAPYFTNKFGFNPATIVTVGAIDAHHGAVGAGIAPYTLVKVIGTSTCDMLVVPASDQLPLVEGICGQVDGSIEPGMIGFEAGQSAFGDIFNWFKKMILEPTQVIIGDQLSVELANKLDDKFFGYVTGEASQIEVTESDLVFTDYHNGRRTPDADFGVHASGYGFSLATQAGHFFKALVEATAFGSRAILERFRAFGIPIEHVIATGGIPNKSPYVVQVLADVMGVEIQIIDSEQTCALGSTIFAATACGIYPTIEEAKKTIAAKIVKTYSPNPEKQKTYDALYNRYKKLAYD, encoded by the coding sequence ATGGAAAAGAAGCTCGTGATAGGACTGGACTTTGGTACGGATTCCGTTCGGGGATTGCTGCTCAACCCAGTAAATGGAGAAGAAGTAGCAGTTGGAATTTCGTACTATAAGCGATGGAAGGCCCAGCTATACTGCAACCCGGAAAAGGACCAATATCGCCAGCATCCTTTGGATTATATAGAGTCTATCGATGAGGTATTTGGAAAACTTTTTGACGTAGAAAGCGCTACCAATGTTTTGGCTATTGGTACTAATACGACCGGTTCTACACCTGTGGCAGTAGATGCGAAATGCCGCCCATTGGCCTTGTCAACGGAGTTTTTAGAAAATCCTAATGCCATGTTTGTCCTCTGGAAGGATCATAGTGCCATTGAGGAGGCCGGGGAAATAAATGCGCTTTCAAAAAAATGGGTGGTGGATTACACTAAGTACAGCGGAGGAATATACTCCTCCGAATGGTTTTGGTCGAAAATTCTTCACATCAACAGAACGGACAAACATGTATTTCAGAAAGCATACAGTTGGATGGAACAATCCGACTGGATTCCTGCCTATTTGTGCGGAACCGATAACCCATCTGCTGTAAAGAGAAACCGTTGTGCCGCCGGGCATAAGGCCATGTGGAACGAAGCGTTTGGGGGCTTGCCTTCTGCAGCGTTTCTAAATGCTATAGACAATACATTTGAAAAGCTGAGCAACAGGTTCTATACCGAAACCTATACGTCCGATCAGGTCTTTGGAACTATTGCTCCTTATTTTACCAACAAGTTTGGTTTTAATCCGGCGACAATCGTAACTGTTGGAGCCATTGACGCCCACCACGGCGCGGTAGGCGCAGGAATCGCTCCCTACACCCTTGTCAAAGTAATAGGAACATCGACTTGCGACATGCTGGTAGTGCCAGCATCAGACCAATTGCCTTTGGTTGAGGGCATTTGCGGGCAGGTAGATGGCTCTATTGAACCTGGGATGATTGGTTTTGAGGCTGGGCAGTCGGCTTTCGGGGATATTTTCAACTGGTTCAAAAAAATGATACTGGAACCTACCCAGGTTATTATTGGCGATCAGCTAAGTGTGGAACTGGCGAATAAACTGGACGATAAATTTTTTGGGTATGTTACTGGTGAGGCCAGCCAAATAGAGGTAACAGAGTCAGATCTGGTATTTACCGATTACCATAATGGGAGACGAACACCTGATGCTGATTTTGGGGTTCACGCGTCGGGGTACGGTTTTAGCCTGGCTACGCAGGCAGGACATTTCTTCAAGGCGTTAGTTGAAGCAACGGCATTTGGTTCAAGAGCCATCCTGGAGCGTTTCAGAGCCTTCGGTATTCCAATTGAGCATGTGATAGCTACTGGAGGCATACCCAATAAATCACCCTATGTCGTACAGGTTTTGGCGGATGTTATGGGTGTGGAAATTCAGATAATAGACAGCGAGCAGACCTGCGCGTTGGGTTCGACTATTTTTGCCGCCACTGCCTGTGGAATTTACCCCACTATTGAGGAAGCTAAAAAGACAATAGCGGCAAAAATCGTAAAAACGTATAGCCCTAATCCGGAAAAGCAGAAAACGTATGATGCCCTGTATAACCGATATAAAAAATTAGCTTATGACTAA